The segment cttttttttccaggaagcAGCTCATGCCCTTGACATTTGAAACACAAACTTGACATCCCACTGCAGCACAACTCCAAGACCCCTGGCAGCCCCGTTCACCGTGTCACATCCCTGTGGCACTGCACCATCCCCATGGCGATGTGTCACGTCCCGTGGCACCGTGCTGCAGCCGCAGGGACTCAGCTGGGGAAGCTGCTCCTCAGGGAcacctggcactgctggggcCACCACCGTCaggtcccagcactgctcccatgGAGGGGGATACAGGCACAGAGTGGCACTGCTCCGcaccacagcccagcacaggacCAGAActccctgctcccagccagGCCTCCCTCCCCCTTCCAGCCGCTGTCAGTGTCAAATCTCTCTGTTAAATAAAACCAGATGCCAGTAACATTTTCCTGAGGTCCCCAGGAGCGCGGTGCCTCTGGGCAGCACGGCGGCGCTCCGTCGGCACCAGCACTGCGCTCCCCACCGCGGGCCCCGGCTCCAGGCCCCCTCCCCGCTGCAGGATGGCTGCGGTTCAGGGCGAGCTCCCACCCGGCCGAGGAGCCTCtcgccttcctgctgctggcagcgctcctgcactgagctgggCGGCAGAAACTCCTTCAAGTGGAGCACAAAGATCTGGGAAAAGCAAATTCCTCAGAGCCAGGAAGGAGACCTGGAGCTCGCTCTGCGCCGGCCTTGCGCCACCAGCAGCATCACGGGGGCTGCAAAGAGAGTGGCACAGAGAGGAAACCCCACTGCTGGGCTTGGGGTGCTGTCTCGGGAGGTCAGGGGGTTCCGCCTGGCCCGAGGACAGCAGCTGATATAAGCAAGTCATTCAGCGTCGCCTTCAATTAGCGGGAGCCACAAATGAGGTTAGTCACATGCTGAGCGAGTGATTCATGGCACCGCGCTCCAGCGGGAGCAGAGCCCCGAGGCAGGGAGCGGAGCCCCGGGATGGCGTCTGCAGGACGGGGACAGCAGCGCCGGCCGCACACTGAGCCTGGGGTCAGCTCAGGGACCCCATCCACgcccccacagccccagtgaCACCACTGGGATGGGCAAGAGCCGGTGCTGGCAGCTTCCACGGAGTCACTTTCATGCTCGAGGCAGTGCCCGCGGGATCAggcacagtggggtgggggcaatgcagctgcagcctctgccccactgctccagcagcactgggtgcagggCAGTGCCCCGTCCTGCCCCATAGGCTGCCCCAGGAGCAAGGCTCATGGCCACCCGCTGTCCCCTCCTGCCACCTGAGGCTCTGCCAGCCAGGCACATGATCCCAGGGCCACCCACAGCCTCAGTGTGACCAAACCAGCGcaggaagcaaaggaaaaagctgcagctccatTTCCTAAAGGCTCTGggaaaaaatgctgtgtttcaCAGGGCAAAGCCAAAACCAACAGGGCTTGGCAGCCCGGCGCAGCTGTGGGCCAGGGAGCGCAGACAGCTCCTGCAGGATGTGGGCTGAGGACAGACGGGCAGCACAGGGGGACCCCCGGCAGCACCGCACCAAGTGCTCACAGCCAATGCCTGTCTGGGGAGGGGAGGTCAGGGGGACCCTCACAAAGGGCCTTTGGCACCAGTGGTGGGACACAGCAGGGAGATGGGACATCCCCTGCCCTGGGAGTCCCAGGTGATGCTGCACAGGAATCCTGGCAGAGGGACACCCCGTACCCCAATGGCAGGGACACGGGGCAGCCGGGCAGAGCCCGCAGCAGTAGGACCACAGCCCCAGGGCTTCCCTGGCCCCACTGCCACTCCTGGATGCAGAGCTGAGGCCAGAGCCCCACACGGAACACATCGACCTGTCTGCGAGGGAAGCAGGTgccccacagcctccttccTGCTTCCTCCCAGCCGGCAGCATCCCCAGGAGTGCAGCACCGGTGTCACCAGGGCACGACAGGAGCTGCTCCgccagctctgcactgtgccCGCAGCCCTGCACAGCCGGACCCTGCCTGGCCCAGGGGCTGCACGGTGCCTCCGCTGTGCCAGGAGCGGGTGAGGATGCACAGATGTGACCCCGTGGAGCCTGACCGTGACTGTCACGCTGCGAGCAGGTGGGGGTTGTCTGCAGGTGCTCCTCTGGCACCCAATGGCAGCACTGTCACGCCGCACAACCCATCCCCGCTCCCCGCTCCTTCAGGCTGCCCATCCCGCAGCAGCCCCCCCGAGCTTCACCCCACTCTGCTCTCCGCAACCGACTGCGGGTGGCACAAATCCCCCCCGACCCCATCCCGCCCCCCGCCCTACCTGGTGGCTGCAGACTCTCCTGGATGGCCTCGACGTCGGCCAGATCGGTGCAGACGCCCTGCccgtgcatgagggtgtgcagCGGCCGTGGCACTCCTCGGGGCGGGTAGCAGCGCAGCCCGGCCCCGCAGCGCGCCGTGTACACCCCGCAGGCGGTGCCCCGGCCGAGCGCGCAGGTCGCGCAGCAGCCGCAGCCCGGCTCCCGCACCAGCTCGGCGCAGCCCTGCGGGGCCTTGCAGCGGGCCAGCCGCTCCTCCGAGCACGGCGGGCACTGGATCGCCTCctcgccgccgccccccggccccgccgccgccgccgccgccgccgccgccgccagcagcagcacggcgGCCCCGCGCATggcggccccgcgccgctccgctcGGCGTCGGGCaggcggcgggcgcggggcggcggcggcggccgcttTATGCGGCCCTGATGGCCACACCTCCCGCAGCCACCGGGGCCACCGGCGGAGCCGCCCCCGTCACCGCGGGGCTCCGGCAGCGGGCGGCGCGGGCACCGGGAGAGCTCCGCCGCCCCGACCTCCCCGGTGCCGCCCGGGGGTCCCCATCGTCCCGCAGCCCTCGTGCCCGCGGTCCCTGCACTACTTCCCCCCTACGGCCTCAGCCCGCGCTGCCCCGCAGCCGTCACAAGTCCTGTGTGCTGCCCAGTGCTCAGCCACTGGGACGGACTGGGATAATGGGGATGGGGTAGAGTGGGAAGGGATGGACTGGGACGGAGTGGTGTGAACGGGGATGTGATGGACAGGGATTGATTGGGGTGTGATGGGATGGAAGAGATAAACTGGAACGAGATTGGGATGaattgggatgggatgggatgggatgggatgggatgggatgggatgggatgggatgggatgggatgggatgggatgggatgggatgggatgggatgggatgggatgggatgggatggctGGGATGTATTGGGATGGAGATGGACGGGTTGAGATGGAAAGGACTGGGGCGGATTGGGATGGATTAGAATTCAGTAGGGtggactgggatagactgggaggCTGCACCGTGCGGGACGGCAGCTGGAGCCCAGGGCCGAGCACGGACCGAGCCCCGGGGCTGCCCCGGTCCCCAGCGCCCCGCAGCGCCCAAAGCTGCGAACtgcggtggggggggggcagcgggACTGAGCTGCGGGGCGGTGCGTGCACCGCGGGGAGAACAGGGAGGCACAGCGTGCGGGGCTACGGCCTTCAGCCCGGGGGGCAGGGAaccacagaacacagaacacagaaccACCCGGAGCTGGGAGGGACCCACAGGGAGCACTGAGTCCAATtccagctccacacagcagcacccaaaccAAACCCAGCGTCTGCGAGTGGTGTCCCAGCACTGTGAGCTCACCCGTGTTCCCCGTGGGGTGAGCGCAGCCTGCCGAGCACAGGCACACCGCATGGGGCTTCATCCACCCCCCAACGGACCCGACGGAGCAGTGGGAGCTGTGACAGTGCTCTGCGCCACGCCAGAGCAATTAATGGTCATTAGGCACTCGGCCATCTGCTGTGGCTCTACCGCAGGCTGAGCCTCGCAGGCAGGATGTGGCAGGAGCTCCGTGTGCCACCAGCTCAGCGTGGCTCAGAGGGACCAAACaccatttgtttcatttgccCTCCGTGTACAGACAGCGGCAGGGAGGTGCCGAGCAGTGACATAAGACACCTCTGCTCAGCgcctgcagcctggctgtgctcagaagGGGCTGAACCCACCGCAGCCCCCTGCGCTCACCTCCcaccctgctctcactgcagcGCCATTCTGGATGCTCCCAGAGCTCCTTCCATCCCCACACCAtgagcagggcagcaccagcCGGGGGAGGGATGAGGGCAGGGCTGGTGCCCCCCATGCTCCCCAGATCCCTCCTCCCCTCATAGCAGAGCAGGGGGGCCCGCAGCCCACAGCCCCTGCCCTGCCTGGCACAGCCACAGGACACACGGTGGCCGTGACTCAGGGCAGAGGCGCCAGCCTTGACACAGTGCCTGAACCAGGGCCAAACCCAAACAGGTGCCCGGCCCCGCGGCAGCCGCAGCTCCTTATCAGACCTTGGCAGCGCCTGCTGGGGAGGCTGTTGTGTCTGCAGGGCCGGAGGGAGCAGGCACACGGAGAGCAGGGATGTGTGAGCTGTGCAGCCCCGGGGGCTGCTCCCCATCTCTGCCAGGCATGGGGCCTCCAGGTCCCCAGTTCCAGCACCTTCCTGCCCCATGAAGAAGGCAGGTGTACCCCACGGCCATGCAGCCACCACACCGAGACGCTCGGTGCAGCAGGGGACCCCAAGCTCCCAGCTCTGGATCTTTGGTGTTCCACTATCCCCCTATGACACTCAGCAGCTCCAAAGCCATCACAGCACCTCAGAGGGGCTGTGTGTTCCAGCAATGCAGTGTTGAGGGACAGAAGGTATCTCAGAgagggctgcagcccccccaGTTGAGGGCAGCTCTTAGGCAGGCTCTGATGGAGCAGGGGGTCATGGGCTGCATGCATCCGTGGTGGGACGCTGCTCCTTGCTGTGCCAGtgccctgctcccagccagcCCCTTCCCGCACTCCCTCATGGTTTCACTCCCATTTCCaggcagcatctcctcctccaGACCCCTCTCCCTGACCTGGCTCCCTTCCCAGAGCTCCCATGTGCACTCGCTGCCCCTGCCCCGCACCCTCACTGTGAGCACTCAGCCCCGTGCTGGATGCAGCCTGCGGGGGGTGCTGGGGGGGTGAGGGGGCGTGTCGGGGTCCACCATGATAACAGCGGGGGCTGCGCCAAGGCATCGGGAGCAGCCGGCACAGACGAGCGGGATGAGCCAGACCCCCGTATCCTCGGcaccccagggctgcagcatgaGGCCGGGGGGTTCCCCACGCCTCCTCCCTGCGCTCTGCATCCTCTCAGTGCTGGCCGGACTTCTGCCCCATGGCACGGCCCAGTGGTTCTACCCATTGGGCTCTGAAGACACCACTCCACAGCCCGGCACCAGCCCTGCAACCCCCACACTGCCCACCCTGGGTGGGGAGAAAGGTAGGTGCGCACCCCAAGCTCCCGGATCTGGTGAGGAGGGGACACTGCCATGCAGTGTGAGCAGAGAGCACCTTGCtgcccacatccccatcccGCAGGTGCTGCTGACACAGAGTCCATGAAGAAGCTGCCGCTGAGCAAACCCCCATTGGGAACAGCCTCAAGGAGACGTGAGTCCTCGGCCAGGACCAAGGGCCAGGGCCATGCCCTGCTGCGCACACGAGCCCAGGTGCCCATCCCTGGCAGGAGCTGCATCCCAggccccccatccccaccctgaGCCCCCAGCCCATGTCAGGCCCGCTCTGCATCCTTGCCCTTAtcagcactggcacagcacagccacaacAGTGCATCCCACGCTGGGCTCCATCCTTGGAAATGCtttcccccctctgccccttgGAGAGGAGACCCCAAtgcccctgcacagctcagaGGGTGCAGCACCCCCTGAACCCCCTTGGCTGcgtgctgagctctgcctctCTGCCTTAGCACAACCACCCCACGTCCACCCCGCAGATCTTTGAGGGCAGCGCGGATGAAGAGGAGTTCCTGCAGATCAAGGTGCAGGGGGAGAATGGGGGGgaggctggggagcagctgggcACGGGGGCACAGAGCgaggatggggctgcaggggtCTCACGCTCGGTGCTCCTGTCTCCTACACAGACCACACCGAAGGGGCCGCCCCTGCGTGTGCCCTCAGACCCTGGGCTGGATGTGACCCTGCAGGTGAGGGGGGATTTGGCACCGgagccccccatcccccatccccacagctcaCAGCTTTCTCCCCTCCAGATACACAACAGCTCCAACTGCATCTGCCCTGCGCGCCCCGGCCCTCCCGGCCCCAAGGTATGGAGGGTGGTGCTGAGGAGGGGACAGGGGGCTTGGGGATCTGCAGGGAGAGACCCCAGGGCTCTGTTCACCTTTTTTGCTCTGGACTTGGATTCTTGCTTTGGAGTGTGCATTGTAGGGATGGCCCCActgtcctgcagcacagggcaggagccAGGCTCCATCTTCATCCCAACAGGGAGAGAAAGGCGACCGTGGGTTCCCTGGGGAGCGGGGCCAGCCAGGGCTGTctggggagagaggaaggaCAGGCAGCCCGGGGCAGCCGGGTCACCAGGGGCCTCGGGGCCCCCCCGGACCACCAGGACCTCCAGGGCCACCAGGACCACCGGGTGCTGGGGGAGCCAGGAGTCCATCAGCACCCGCAGCGCTCCCAAAGCAATCAGAGAGAGAGGTGAGAGGTGGAGAGGGGGCATCTGGTGTGGGAGGCATGAGTGGGTgatggagggatgggggggtgATGCCGGAATGGGtgggaggtgctggagctgctgtggggtcCATCCGCATCCAGACCTGCAGGGATGAGCAGGGCAgggacacagagctgcaggggtGGGTAGGGGGTGCACAGGACACAATGCTGCCATTCACCAACGCCACTCTCTTCTCTCTCGTCAACCCCaacagctgggagcagccagccCCACTGGGAAACCAGGACCCCCCGGTGCCCCAGGGCTGCCCGGCCCCCCCGGCCCACCCGGCTACCCAGGCCATGAAGGCTCTCCAGGGCTCCCCGGGCGGGAGGGGAAGCCTGGACCCCCCGGCCCACCGGGGGCTGTGGGGCCACCAGGATTCCCAGGGAATGAAGGAGCTCCAGGATCCCCAGGCTTGGCTGGGCCCGATGGCCCCCCGGGGGCACCAGGACTCCCGGGCACACAGGGACCCCCTGGGGCACCCGGGCACGAAGGGCCTCCTGGCCCCCCAGGACCTGCATCATTCCCTGGCAAACCAGGGCTCCGAGGGGAGCCAGGATTCCCAGGATTAAAAGTAAGGAGGGGTCTCGTGTTGGGTTCCAGCCTTTCCACCCACAGACCCcagggggtgggatggggcaACAGGATGCATTCAGCTCCATGCTCTGCTGCTGCGGGGCCCTGGGGAGGCATGAGACTCATTGCCCCATGTGCTGCATCCCGGCAGGGTGACAAGGGTGAGCAAGGGCTGCCGGGCATGCCGGGGAGCCCTGGCCGCACCGGGGAGATGGGAGCGCCAGGGATGCCCGGTCCTATGGGACCACCAGGGCCACCGGGGGACTACAGGGTGAGTACGGGGCTGGGGGTGCTCAGGGTGGTCGCAGTGCCCAGCGCTCACCCTGCACATCCCATCGTCCCAGTGTGAAACACGCCATGCTGGGCACCATGGAGCGGCTGGACCACCAGGTCCCAAGGTGAGCAGAGCAATGGGCACCGGGTTTGGGGTGCTCATGGGGCTGGGATGGCCTGCAATGGGGTGTCTATGagactgctctgctttcttccaggGTGAAAAGGGAGATCCAGGAGAGCGGGTTTGTAGGGGATGTTGCATGGGGGGAgcttggggtgggggggagtgGGTGAGTTGTACCATCTCCTGCTGCACACCGGGCATGTGCCCTTCCCCTCCACCCTGACCCTGCCTCACTGTGccccccagggctgctgctaTGGGGAGCCCGGCTGCAAACCAGGCCACCTCCCGTTCCCCGGCCCTGGCAGCCAGTCCAGCACCTGGTACCAACTGGTGAGTCCTGGGGTGGGGGGCGACGtaggggcaggaggagctcagccTCCATCTGCTcgtgctctgcctgcagcacagcaaggaggAGCCGGATATCTACGGAGCAATCGTTCCCCACGTGAGAGATTGCACATAGAGCCACGCACCCCAGGAGCGGCACCAAACTGCCCCAAACCTCCACACTGCTCTTCCTGCAGGGTCCCCGAGGTCCCCCCGGCCCCCCCGGTCCCCCCGGTCCCCCTGGACCACCAGGACTCCTCTACCTCAATGTAAGGCCGTGCACAGGCAGCACACCTCTGTGCCGCAGTGCACACGTGTGTGAGTGTGCACAGTGCAAGGTTTTCCCCCCGTGCATCCTCCCTTCTCTGCTCACAGCGGGTGTACCCCATACGTggacagcagccctgcaagcaGCCGGTAAGCTCGCTGTCCCCTCCCTGCGGGCTGTCACCGCCGTGCACTTGTGTCCCAGCAGCAGTAACGGCCCCGTTTGCATTCACAGGCAGCGGCCAGCGCAGCCTGGGCAGTGGGTAAGGGGCTCTACGGGTATTTGGGTGAACTCCTGCCTCCCTGGAAGCGCCTTTTGCAAAGCTTCGTGCCCTTACACCAGGGCCGTGGGGTTGTCCCGGTGTCCCCGTGGTGTTGGGGTGCCCCGTGACCCCAACCCTGCCCCTAAACCCAACCCCGACCCAACGCCAGTCCTACCTTTAACCCAAAGCTTCTCCAGATGCTGATATTCCCCACCCAGAGCCCATGGAGCCCAGCGCCGACCTCCAGGTGCGTGGGAGGCTGTGCCCACAGGTTACCCCCAATGTGTACAGGGGGGTACACATTGCCCTGCTCCCCCTGGGCAGGGGGGGTCAGCTGGGCCCTGACCCCCCTCCTTGTCCCTCCCAGCGCCAAACGTGGGTGTTCAGGTCGAaggagcagatgctgaagtCCAGCAGTGCCATCCCTgagggcagcctggtctacgTGCGGGAGGGGAGCAGCGCCTTCCTGCGCACCCCCCGGggctggagcaggctgctggTACCGTGATGGGATgagggggggaagaggggacATACTGTGTCCGGTCCCACCTAACTgcccttctgcagctggaggactCGGAGTCGCTCTTTGCGGGTGACGACCCCTCCGCCGCCACGCCACGGTACCAGGTGAGGCAAAGGGACGGACCcccgtgggggggggggcgcccCTGGGACTGCCCTCCCCTCTCCGTGCAGGAGGCAAAGCAGGCACGGACGCGAGGTCCCAACACGGAGCCACCCCCGGGGGTCCAGGCGGACTCACTGGTGAGCAGAGGGATGGAGGTGGCACCAGGAGACCCCGGGTGACGGCGGACGCACCCCGGGCACTGAGGCTGCCGTCCCCAGGTGTCCCCACTATTGCAGGTCCTGAAggaggatggagctgtgctgcccagcaTCCCACCGACCACCGCTGCCCCCAGGATGCCCTCTGTAAGCGCTGCCCCATTTCctggccccttccaaccccaccGTGGGTCTGCATAGGAACAGAGATCAATGCTGTCCCCGCAGCTCCGCCTGGTGGCCCTGAACGTGCCCCTCTCCGGGGACATGAGCGGCATCCGCGGTGCCGACCTGCAGTGCTACCGGCAGTCCCAGGAGGCTCAGCTCTACGGCACCTTCCGGGCCTTCCTGTCGGCCCCCAGCCAGGACCTGGCCTCCATCGTCAAGAGGACGGACAGGACCCTCCCCATCGTCAACCTGAAGGCAGGCGGCTTTATCCCCCGGGGTCAGCCGTCCCCCCAGGCAGCACGGGCTCTCCCATACGAACCCGGAGCCGTTGCATTGGGGACGGCGGGCTTTGAGGAACGCTCGTCCCCCATCCCCAGCTCAGTGCCCCCCCCGTGTCCGCAGGGCCAGCTGCTGGCTCGCTCCTGGAGCTCCCTCCTGCAGAGCCAGCCTGGAGCCGCCCTGCGGAGCCCCATATACACCTTCAATGGGCGCAACGTGCTGGCTGATGCCCTCTGGTGAGTCCCGGCCCTTCACACCCACGGCTTCACACGAAGGGTGGCAGCTCGGGGGTTGCTCCCCGTCACCCCGTCTCCTCCCGCAGGCCCCGCAGGTTGGCATGGCACGGATCCACGCCGCGGGGCGGCCACGCGCAGCGCCGGGACTGTCAGGGCTGGCGGAGCTCCGGCCCCGGGGAGGGTCTGGCGGCTCCGCTGGGTCCGGGCCGGCTGCTGGTCGGGCAGCGCCACAACTGCTCCGAGGCGCTGGCGGTGCTGTGCGTGGAGGTGGCCTTCCCGTACCGACACATGTGGTGACCGACCCccggggttgggggggggggggggctgcgaTGGGAACAGCGGGACGTCCAGCGCCCCTCCATCCAGCAGCGCCCGCGGGCACGATTCGGACACAAATAAAGGATGATAAATGGCTGCAGATCGGGGCAACGTTCCAACGCGCAGCTTCACTTTGGTGCGTTTGGGATGGCGCCGAACGGCACCAAACGGCACCAAATGGCACCAAACGGCACCGCCATGCGGGATGAGCACCACGAGCCCGGGATGTGCGGACGGCGTGGGGCGGGGACgggactgggatgggatgggatggggttgggatgcTGCCGTGGGGCTGAGGATGGCGGTTGGGGGGGCACTGTCCCGCACGCCGTCCCGCACACCGCCCGTTCCTCCAAACGGCAACGACTGAACGCGTGCCGCGATCCGGCCGCGCAGCGCCTTCCCTCCTCGCTTCTCTATTGGTCAACGGCTCTGCCCATCAAGCAGCCGCCCCTCCCGACTGGCTGGTTTTGAAAGAGCGGAGCGCCTCCCTCCGCCCTTCAGCGATTGGCGGCTTTCAGGGGGCGGCGCGCGGGGATTGGCGGAGCGTTTCGGCGGGCCCGGCGGAGGTTTGAAACGCGCGGCGC is part of the Excalfactoria chinensis isolate bCotChi1 chromosome 24, bCotChi1.hap2, whole genome shotgun sequence genome and harbors:
- the LOC140262339 gene encoding uncharacterized protein isoform X3, giving the protein MSQTPVSSAPQGCSMRPGGSPRLLPALCILSVLAGLLPHGTAQWFYPLGSEDTTPQPGTSPATPTLPTLGGEKGAADTESMKKLPLSKPPLGTASRRRESSARTKGQGHALLRTRAQHNHPTSTPQIFEGSADEEEFLQIKTTPKGPPLRVPSDPGLDVTLQIHNSSNCICPARPGPPGPKGEKGDRGFPGERGQPGLSGERGRTGSPGQPGHQGPRGPPGPPGPPGPPGPPGAGGARSPSAPAALPKQSERELGAASPTGKPGPPGAPGLPGPPGPPGYPGHEGSPGLPGREGKPGPPGPPGAVGPPGFPGNEGAPGSPGLAGPDGPPGAPGLPGTQGPPGAPGHEGPPGPPGPASFPGKPGLRGEPGFPGLKGDKGEQGLPGMPGSPGRTGEMGAPGMPGPMGPPGPPGDYRCETRHAGHHGAAGPPGPKGEKGDPGERGCCYGEPGCKPGHLPFPGPGSQSSTWYQLHSKEEPDIYGAIVPHGPRGPPGPPGPPGPPGPPGLLYLNRVYPIRGQQPCKQPAAASAAWAVASPDADIPHPEPMEPSADLQRQTWVFRSKEQMLKSSSAIPEGSLVYVREGSSAFLRTPRGWSRLLLEDSESLFAGDDPSAATPRYQVRQRDGPPWGGGRPWDCPPLSVQEAKQARTRGPNTEPPPGVQADSLVLKEDGAVLPSIPPTTAAPRMPSLRLVALNVPLSGDMSGIRGADLQCYRQSQEAQLYGTFRAFLSAPSQDLASIVKRTDRTLPIVNLKGQLLARSWSSLLQSQPGAALRSPIYTFNGRNVLADALWPRRLAWHGSTPRGGHAQRRDCQGWRSSGPGEGLAAPLGPGRLLVGQRHNCSEALAVLCVEVAFPYRHMW
- the LOC140262339 gene encoding uncharacterized protein isoform X1, yielding MSQTPVSSAPQGCSMRPGGSPRLLPALCILSVLAGLLPHGTAQWFYPLGSEDTTPQPGTSPATPTLPTLGGEKGAADTESMKKLPLSKPPLGTASRRRESSARTKGQGHALLRTRAQHNHPTSTPQIFEGSADEEEFLQIKTTPKGPPLRVPSDPGLDVTLQIHNSSNCICPARPGPPGPKGEKGDRGFPGERGQPGLSGERGRTGSPGQPGHQGPRGPPGPPGPPGPPGPPGAGGARSPSAPAALPKQSERELGAASPTGKPGPPGAPGLPGPPGPPGYPGHEGSPGLPGREGKPGPPGPPGAVGPPGFPGNEGAPGSPGLAGPDGPPGAPGLPGTQGPPGAPGHEGPPGPPGPASFPGKPGLRGEPGFPGLKGDKGEQGLPGMPGSPGRTGEMGAPGMPGPMGPPGPPGDYRCETRHAGHHGAAGPPGPKGEKGDPGERGCCYGEPGCKPGHLPFPGPGSQSSTWYQLHSKEEPDIYGAIVPHGPRGPPGPPGPPGPPGPPGLLYLNRVYPIRGQQPCKQPAAASAAWAVASPDADIPHPEPMEPSADLQRQTWVFRSKEQMLKSSSAIPEGSLVYVREGSSAFLRTPRGWSRLLLEDSESLFAGDDPSAATPRYQVRQRDGPPWGGGRPWDCPPLSVQEAKQARTRGPNTEPPPGVQADSLVSPLLQVLKEDGAVLPSIPPTTAAPRMPSLRLVALNVPLSGDMSGIRGADLQCYRQSQEAQLYGTFRAFLSAPSQDLASIVKRTDRTLPIVNLKGQLLARSWSSLLQSQPGAALRSPIYTFNGRNVLADALWPRRLAWHGSTPRGGHAQRRDCQGWRSSGPGEGLAAPLGPGRLLVGQRHNCSEALAVLCVEVAFPYRHMW
- the LOC140262339 gene encoding uncharacterized protein isoform X2 — its product is MSQTPVSSAPQGCSMRPGGSPRLLPALCILSVLAGLLPHGTAQWFYPLGSEDTTPQPGTSPATPTLPTLGGEKGAADTESMKKLPLSKPPLGTASRRRESSARTKGQGHALLRTRAQHNHPTSTPQIFEGSADEEEFLQIKTTPKGPPLRVPSDPGLDVTLQIHNSSNCICPARPGPPGPKGEKGDRGFPGERGQPGLSGERGRTGSPGQPGHQGPRGPPGPPGPPGPPGPPGAGGARSPSAPAALPKQSERELGAASPTGKPGPPGAPGLPGPPGPPGYPGHEGSPGLPGREGKPGPPGPPGAVGPPGFPGNEGAPGSPGLAGPDGPPGAPGLPGTQGPPGAPGHEGPPGPPGPASFPGKPGLRGEPGFPGLKGDKGEQGLPGMPGSPGRTGEMGAPGMPGPMGPPGPPGDYRCETRHAGHHGAAGPPGPKGEKGDPGERGCCYGEPGCKPGHLPFPGPGSQSSTWYQLHSKEEPDIYGAIVPHGPRGPPGPPGPPGPPGPPGLLYLNRVYPIRGQQPCKQPAAASAAWAVDADIPHPEPMEPSADLQRQTWVFRSKEQMLKSSSAIPEGSLVYVREGSSAFLRTPRGWSRLLLEDSESLFAGDDPSAATPRYQVRQRDGPPWGGGRPWDCPPLSVQEAKQARTRGPNTEPPPGVQADSLVSPLLQVLKEDGAVLPSIPPTTAAPRMPSLRLVALNVPLSGDMSGIRGADLQCYRQSQEAQLYGTFRAFLSAPSQDLASIVKRTDRTLPIVNLKGQLLARSWSSLLQSQPGAALRSPIYTFNGRNVLADALWPRRLAWHGSTPRGGHAQRRDCQGWRSSGPGEGLAAPLGPGRLLVGQRHNCSEALAVLCVEVAFPYRHMW